A single genomic interval of Saccharothrix saharensis harbors:
- a CDS encoding TRAFAC clade GTPase domain-containing protein, which yields MGDQVLCPVCMDHIVWPDTLYQREVREGAVVWEELDLTRHTNPNRREYERRLAFVRCPNPSQDGTEVHYLPAIHNDYGRPIIIGLVGRGASGKTHLLVTMLSELLRGALSSHGLYFEVADKVQQARLTEEIERLRDGALLQATGNQLRTFAGYLLVRAKDRRPKPLIFFDVAGEDFNDVNLTNSKWAGFLLEADALLFVDDPDLGLPAWRPHAKSPAQRSAAQRHNETFDGAMNRLRTQQRMERLPIAIALTKADTMRYEYPVDHWLRRDDASGPLDPELFRAESRDVFAVLQRYQATPMLNVYRQFERRTMHFVSATGGPSDGTEHFPRGVRPSRVLQPLVALLAMTGFITGPGAEGIGR from the coding sequence ATGGGCGACCAGGTGCTCTGCCCGGTGTGCATGGACCACATCGTGTGGCCGGACACCCTCTACCAGCGGGAGGTCCGCGAGGGCGCGGTGGTGTGGGAGGAGCTGGACCTGACCCGCCACACCAACCCGAACCGGCGCGAGTACGAGCGCCGGCTGGCGTTCGTCCGGTGCCCGAACCCGTCTCAGGACGGCACGGAGGTGCACTACCTGCCCGCGATCCACAACGACTACGGCCGGCCGATCATCATCGGGTTGGTGGGGCGCGGTGCGTCCGGCAAGACCCACCTGTTGGTGACGATGCTGTCGGAGTTGCTGCGCGGTGCGCTGTCCAGCCACGGCCTGTACTTCGAGGTCGCCGACAAGGTGCAGCAGGCCAGGCTGACCGAGGAGATCGAACGCCTCCGCGACGGCGCGCTGCTCCAGGCGACCGGCAACCAGCTACGCACGTTCGCCGGCTACCTGCTGGTGCGCGCGAAGGACCGGCGACCCAAGCCGTTGATCTTCTTCGACGTCGCGGGCGAGGACTTCAACGACGTCAACCTCACCAACAGCAAGTGGGCGGGCTTCCTGCTGGAGGCCGACGCGCTGCTGTTCGTGGACGACCCCGACCTCGGCCTGCCCGCGTGGCGACCGCACGCGAAGTCACCGGCGCAGCGCAGCGCGGCCCAGCGGCACAACGAGACGTTCGACGGCGCGATGAACCGGCTGCGCACGCAGCAGCGCATGGAGCGGCTGCCGATCGCGATCGCGCTGACCAAGGCCGACACCATGCGGTACGAGTACCCGGTCGACCACTGGCTGCGCCGCGACGACGCCTCCGGCCCCCTGGACCCGGAGCTGTTCCGCGCGGAGAGCCGGGACGTCTTCGCCGTGCTCCAGCGTTACCAGGCGACGCCGATGCTGAACGTGTACCGGCAGTTCGAGCGCCGCACCATGCACTTCGTGTCGGCCACCGGCGGCCCGTCCGACGGCACCGAGCACTTCCCCCGCGGTGTCCGCCCGTCGCGCGTGCTCCAGCCGCTGGTGGCACTGCTGGCGATGACCGGGTTCATCACCGGTCCCGGGGCAGAGGGGATCGGTCGATGA
- a CDS encoding DUF4231 domain-containing protein yields MNGDRLEDILFSMVEGKGMTLTASTIENRTPEGRTIRDYWYDKLSPYFRLNHGAQAPNDGAYTYVRLDTGEAAVLRRLSAGSVTGRSFAHAIVGGWEALDRLALPLTLWRGWYNPEDRDPLERRSFEQLSAKVTAKIVTLRVAASTVPPEQVTGLLAHVLAAPHARFTVVGLAEPHVAPVLAAVRTISEALGGRPRSWTFSTYETDAKQRHALDFVFMPHNPGVVEASGVPTVLLDLADGPVPPKWRARAELLYRDYLRAWDVAHAIEEEERTRLWAAVSDDIHQRAQAGGPEPEDRAEAYARSHHADPPQADPPQADPPQADPPQADSSDTDRTVGRHAKRPDPEPDEDDVTDPAGDADRAEHPDSADPAGGTDSAEHPTTDTTDPADGADAAHHPDPGFPDPADTAEAGPDSDETPGHTSVTGPDHSGTDVTDEHPDPAAQAGPTDLPPTGREAGWFVKPSVEPVDGSTPEESAEPDTGSEASAPPQPDTRAGATPGAPAPLDLFWAKRPDDLAEALNRARRRALPTAVRPALWHWLTEQLPAATTVAALQQDDVFDSLLDLLGLPEPHPAGVDTEAVADWVHRHLGPAFSERLRDRTAPHRQPDPATATPEHIDWRFPPVPASDAGSVQEVWRMHLTWRRAADRLEQRVDTARRLTPFLLLPAAAAGAVSGYAARSAVPLDGKAFGVAAALLLIGWVLLHRYAVPTAIRRLSATRAVAESLRSMVFLYVAGVGRFRDRKPHLLLHAATREASRVSGRRKPVGVPMPAPPSITTLTDYLHLRVKREISAHEVQAGQWRVEGDWLRRPAEICAMTAAFGFLALVFLATGPTAPWFGVATTAILTFVLLAAPNGSDERIARSERIADRLRHLLVVPVHLPSTVDDFVVACEQVIAGDERRAS; encoded by the coding sequence ATGAACGGCGACCGGCTGGAGGACATCCTGTTCTCGATGGTCGAGGGCAAGGGCATGACGCTCACCGCCAGCACCATCGAGAACCGCACGCCCGAGGGCAGGACGATCCGGGACTACTGGTACGACAAGCTCAGCCCGTACTTCCGGCTCAACCACGGCGCGCAGGCGCCGAACGACGGCGCGTACACCTACGTCCGCTTGGACACCGGCGAGGCGGCGGTGCTGCGGCGGCTGTCGGCGGGTTCGGTGACCGGGCGCAGCTTCGCGCACGCCATCGTGGGAGGGTGGGAGGCACTGGACCGGCTCGCGCTGCCGCTGACGCTGTGGCGCGGGTGGTACAACCCGGAGGACCGCGACCCGCTGGAACGGCGCTCGTTCGAGCAGCTCAGCGCCAAGGTCACCGCCAAGATCGTCACCCTGCGGGTGGCGGCCTCCACCGTGCCCCCGGAGCAGGTGACCGGACTGCTGGCGCACGTGCTGGCGGCGCCGCACGCGAGGTTCACCGTGGTAGGGCTGGCGGAGCCGCACGTGGCGCCGGTGCTGGCGGCGGTGCGCACGATCAGCGAGGCGCTCGGCGGGCGGCCGCGCTCGTGGACGTTCTCCACCTACGAGACCGACGCCAAGCAGCGGCACGCGCTGGACTTCGTGTTCATGCCGCACAACCCGGGGGTCGTCGAGGCGTCCGGCGTGCCGACCGTGCTGCTGGACCTGGCCGACGGCCCGGTGCCGCCGAAGTGGCGGGCGAGGGCCGAGCTGCTGTACCGGGACTACTTGCGCGCCTGGGACGTCGCGCACGCGATCGAAGAGGAGGAGCGGACCCGCCTCTGGGCCGCCGTGAGCGACGACATCCACCAGCGTGCGCAAGCCGGCGGACCGGAACCGGAGGACCGGGCCGAGGCCTACGCGCGCAGCCACCACGCGGACCCACCCCAGGCGGACCCACCCCAGGCGGACCCACCCCAGGCGGACCCACCCCAGGCGGACTCCTCCGACACGGATCGGACCGTCGGCCGACACGCCAAGCGACCCGACCCCGAGCCGGACGAGGACGACGTCACGGACCCGGCCGGCGATGCCGACCGGGCCGAGCACCCGGATTCCGCGGACCCGGCCGGCGGCACCGACTCGGCCGAGCACCCGACCACCGACACCACCGACCCGGCCGACGGAGCGGACGCGGCCCACCACCCCGACCCCGGGTTCCCGGACCCGGCCGACACCGCCGAAGCCGGACCGGACAGCGACGAGACCCCCGGCCACACCTCCGTCACCGGTCCTGACCACTCCGGCACCGACGTCACCGACGAGCATCCCGACCCCGCGGCCCAGGCCGGCCCGACCGACCTCCCGCCCACCGGCCGCGAAGCCGGTTGGTTCGTCAAGCCGAGCGTCGAGCCCGTCGACGGGAGCACGCCGGAGGAGTCCGCCGAGCCCGACACCGGGTCCGAAGCCTCCGCACCACCCCAGCCCGACACCCGAGCCGGAGCGACACCCGGCGCGCCCGCCCCGCTCGACCTGTTCTGGGCCAAGCGACCGGACGACCTGGCGGAGGCGCTGAACCGCGCACGCCGCCGGGCCCTGCCCACCGCCGTGCGCCCCGCCCTCTGGCACTGGCTCACCGAACAGCTCCCCGCCGCCACCACCGTGGCCGCGCTCCAGCAGGACGACGTCTTCGACTCCCTGCTGGACCTCCTCGGCCTCCCCGAGCCGCACCCGGCCGGCGTCGACACCGAGGCCGTCGCCGACTGGGTGCACCGGCACCTCGGCCCCGCCTTCTCCGAACGGCTCCGGGACCGCACGGCACCGCACCGTCAACCGGACCCCGCCACCGCCACACCCGAGCACATCGACTGGCGGTTCCCGCCCGTGCCCGCTTCGGACGCCGGCTCCGTCCAAGAGGTCTGGCGCATGCACCTGACCTGGCGGCGGGCGGCGGACCGCCTGGAACAGCGCGTCGACACCGCACGCCGGCTCACACCGTTCCTCCTCCTGCCCGCCGCCGCCGCGGGCGCGGTGTCGGGCTACGCGGCGCGGTCCGCGGTGCCCCTCGACGGCAAGGCGTTCGGCGTCGCAGCCGCCCTCCTGCTGATCGGCTGGGTGCTGCTGCACCGGTACGCGGTGCCGACGGCGATCCGCCGGCTGTCGGCCACGCGCGCCGTGGCCGAGTCGTTGCGGTCCATGGTGTTCCTCTACGTCGCCGGCGTGGGGCGGTTCCGCGACCGCAAGCCGCACCTGCTGCTCCACGCCGCCACCAGGGAGGCCTCACGGGTGTCCGGCAGGCGCAAACCGGTCGGGGTGCCGATGCCGGCGCCCCCGTCGATCACGACCCTGACCGACTACCTGCACCTCCGGGTCAAGCGCGAGATCTCCGCGCACGAGGTGCAGGCCGGGCAGTGGCGCGTCGAGGGGGACTGGTTGCGGCGGCCGGCCGAGATCTGCGCGATGACGGCCGCGTTCGGCTTCCTCGCGCTGGTGTTCCTGGCCACCGGCCCGACCGCGCCCTGGTTCGGCGTGGCGACGACCGCGATCCTCACCTTCGTCCTGCTCGCCGCGCCGAACGGCTCGGATGAGCGCATCGCGCGCTCCGAGCGGATCGCCGACCGCCTCAGGCACCTGCTGGTCGTCCCAGTCCACCTCCCGTCCACCGTGGACGACTTCGTGGTGGCGTGCGAACAGGTGATCGCCGGTGACGAGCGGAGGGCCTCGTGA
- a CDS encoding toll/interleukin-1 receptor domain-containing protein, with amino-acid sequence MTENFWEIFISHGTKGTNGVASRVLQRLYEQYDGNGYLVHVDRMEIHEGVHWKPWIRRTLYRSHVVIALLDDRAIGREWVRYEVAMGQSDFFHEKFVPILIGIGLSDRKLAAFMRLTDIQAITADEPEQARDADEEADRVVKLIGERLPRPVGGLRGEDLPLIRRLAQSFDGLTQRDAARRIAEHFPGEAQWDRRMPFFQDELLAQLILADQLGDAALDALRFVPVRPAYVNEVRPIILSSWLSWPEVQALRTDGEVPRERALVAVLQSDDIAIAEQYAVRAQHCRATWRSLIPLAMESDGEPHPPSHWVDQVLGQDHLACGATGEGTCVHSPVAPKHVIVQPDGPLAGSVEVVHEIHRRCPWIVVVLLIRPDDYRKLGEDGVRALLGGDYRAVPPVDDERASRFTRGRKEITYALTRGYATS; translated from the coding sequence ATGACCGAGAACTTCTGGGAGATCTTCATCAGCCACGGCACGAAGGGCACGAACGGCGTGGCGAGCCGCGTGCTCCAACGGCTGTACGAGCAGTACGACGGCAACGGCTACCTGGTGCACGTGGATCGGATGGAGATCCACGAAGGCGTGCACTGGAAGCCCTGGATCAGGAGGACGCTGTACCGGTCGCACGTGGTCATCGCCCTGCTCGACGACCGGGCGATCGGCCGTGAGTGGGTCCGCTACGAGGTCGCCATGGGGCAGTCGGACTTCTTCCACGAGAAGTTCGTCCCGATCCTGATCGGGATCGGGCTGAGCGACCGGAAGCTGGCGGCGTTCATGCGGCTCACCGACATCCAGGCGATCACCGCGGACGAGCCCGAGCAGGCCCGGGACGCGGACGAGGAAGCGGACCGGGTCGTCAAGCTGATCGGCGAACGCCTGCCGCGCCCCGTGGGCGGGCTCCGCGGCGAGGACCTGCCGCTGATCCGGCGCCTCGCGCAGTCGTTCGACGGGCTGACCCAGCGGGACGCCGCCAGGAGGATCGCGGAGCACTTCCCGGGCGAGGCCCAGTGGGACCGGAGGATGCCGTTCTTCCAGGACGAGCTGCTGGCCCAGCTGATCCTGGCCGACCAGCTCGGCGACGCGGCGCTCGACGCGCTCAGGTTCGTGCCGGTGCGGCCCGCGTACGTCAACGAGGTCCGGCCGATCATCCTGTCGAGCTGGCTGTCCTGGCCCGAGGTGCAGGCGTTGCGCACGGACGGTGAGGTCCCTCGGGAGCGCGCGCTCGTCGCGGTGCTGCAATCGGACGACATCGCCATCGCCGAGCAGTACGCCGTCCGGGCTCAGCACTGCCGGGCGACGTGGCGCAGCCTCATACCCCTGGCGATGGAGAGCGACGGCGAGCCGCACCCGCCCTCGCACTGGGTCGACCAGGTGCTCGGCCAGGACCACCTCGCGTGCGGTGCGACGGGCGAGGGGACGTGCGTGCACAGCCCGGTCGCGCCGAAGCACGTGATCGTGCAGCCCGACGGGCCGCTGGCCGGCTCCGTCGAGGTCGTCCACGAGATCCACCGCCGGTGCCCGTGGATCGTCGTGGTGCTGCTGATCCGCCCCGACGACTACCGCAAGCTCGGCGAGGACGGCGTCCGAGCCCTGCTCGGTGGCGACTACCGGGCCGTGCCGCCGGTCGACGACGAGCGCGCCTCGCGGTTCACGAGGGGGCGGAAGGAAATCACCTACGCGCTCACCAGGGGGTACGCGACGTCATGA
- a CDS encoding AAA family ATPase, with the protein MTSTDSTGDELRIVTDGNRYVPSDDLELAVRVARAIGRPLLLYGEPGSGKSTLAAYVAVTHGLRYYEHVTTARTEPQDFLWTFDHVRRLSDAQVGPLDGHDRRYVTPGPLWWAFQREVALAETGRVEPFREWNEPKADQPAVVLIDEIDKADPDTPNGLLGPLADRRFKVTDLDGEPQVAEQPFGANLIIITSNEERDLPEAFVRRCVVSHLPLHDDEALLDIVDRHLGDRRHELSDELLRHLLDELAAERRKAGHGGRRLASTAEFLDAVNACVRLEIGDVTGPQLRRVIGMTLAKAHDTRFGR; encoded by the coding sequence ATGACCTCGACCGACAGCACCGGTGACGAGCTGCGGATCGTCACCGACGGCAACCGTTACGTCCCGTCCGACGACCTCGAGCTCGCCGTCCGCGTCGCACGGGCCATCGGGCGGCCCCTGCTGCTGTACGGGGAGCCGGGTTCGGGCAAGTCGACGTTGGCCGCGTACGTCGCGGTCACCCACGGCCTGCGCTACTACGAGCACGTGACGACCGCGCGCACCGAGCCGCAGGACTTCCTGTGGACCTTCGACCACGTCCGCAGGCTCAGCGACGCCCAGGTCGGGCCGCTCGACGGGCACGACCGCAGGTACGTCACCCCCGGGCCGCTGTGGTGGGCGTTCCAGCGGGAGGTGGCGCTGGCGGAGACCGGGCGGGTCGAGCCGTTCCGCGAGTGGAACGAGCCCAAGGCCGACCAGCCCGCGGTCGTGCTGATCGACGAGATCGACAAGGCCGACCCGGACACCCCGAACGGGCTGCTGGGACCGTTGGCGGACCGACGGTTCAAGGTCACCGACCTCGACGGCGAGCCGCAGGTCGCCGAGCAGCCGTTCGGCGCGAACCTGATCATCATCACGTCGAACGAGGAGCGCGACCTGCCGGAGGCGTTCGTCCGCCGGTGCGTGGTGTCGCACCTGCCGCTGCACGACGACGAAGCCCTGCTGGACATCGTCGACCGGCACCTCGGCGACCGCAGGCACGAGCTGTCCGACGAGCTGCTGCGGCACCTGCTCGACGAGCTGGCGGCCGAGCGGCGCAAGGCGGGCCACGGCGGTCGCCGACTGGCGAGCACCGCCGAGTTCCTCGACGCCGTGAACGCGTGCGTGCGGCTGGAGATCGGCGACGTGACGGGCCCGCAGCTGCGCCGGGTGATCGGCATGACGCTGGCGAAGGCGCACGACACCCGGTTCGGGAGGTGA
- a CDS encoding helix-turn-helix domain-containing protein, producing the protein MLLDTDDLAPEDRVEAVHAAFQEASAPCHVIHEHPDRPVRFRVELWRLGTVEVFGNRSSGMRLLRTERQAREDPAPVIALSVQRSGIGRAEQWGERRLVPAGEMHLVDLSSSYDFGWSGEGAAGCVQVPLEVLDVPVDTIRRASGALHGSPLYRLVADHVAHLARDARSLATSAGAQPLGDATLDLVRALLTSAAHDDRHLVEDTRLTQLRAYVRQHLTEPDLGPERIAAALNVSVRLLYKLCGRAGFSLEQWIIGQRLEGARADLATDTSPIATIAHRWGFADPTHFTRRFRSTFGCSPGEWRRSRLPDV; encoded by the coding sequence GTGCTGCTCGACACCGACGACCTGGCCCCCGAGGACCGGGTGGAGGCCGTCCACGCCGCCTTCCAGGAGGCGTCGGCGCCCTGCCACGTGATCCACGAGCACCCCGATCGCCCGGTCCGCTTCCGGGTGGAGCTGTGGCGGCTGGGCACCGTGGAGGTCTTCGGCAACCGGTCGTCCGGGATGAGGCTGCTGCGCACGGAGCGGCAGGCCCGCGAGGACCCGGCGCCCGTGATCGCGCTGTCCGTGCAGCGGTCGGGGATCGGCCGCGCGGAGCAGTGGGGCGAGCGCCGACTGGTCCCCGCCGGGGAGATGCACCTGGTGGACCTGTCGTCCTCCTACGACTTCGGGTGGTCCGGCGAAGGCGCGGCGGGCTGCGTGCAGGTGCCCCTGGAGGTCCTGGACGTTCCCGTGGACACGATCCGCCGCGCGTCCGGCGCGTTGCACGGCAGCCCGCTCTACCGGCTGGTGGCCGACCACGTCGCGCATCTGGCGAGGGACGCCCGCTCACTGGCCACGTCCGCGGGGGCGCAACCGCTCGGCGACGCGACCCTGGACCTGGTGCGGGCGCTGCTGACGTCCGCCGCGCACGACGACCGCCACCTGGTCGAGGACACCCGGCTCACCCAGCTCCGCGCCTACGTCCGACAGCACCTGACCGAACCGGACCTGGGACCGGAGAGGATCGCCGCCGCGTTGAACGTGTCGGTGCGCCTGCTCTACAAGTTGTGCGGCCGAGCCGGCTTCAGCCTGGAGCAGTGGATCATCGGCCAGCGGCTGGAAGGCGCGCGTGCCGACCTGGCCACCGACACGTCCCCGATCGCCACCATCGCCCACCGCTGGGGTTTCGCCGATCCGACCCACTTCACCCGCAGGTTCCGGTCGACCTTCGGCTGCTCCCCGGGTGAGTGGCGTCGATCCCGCCTGCCGGACGTCTGA
- a CDS encoding alpha/beta fold hydrolase yields MPRLAVGTENGAEVSLYYEDYGSGPPVVLVAGWPLTAQSWESQVAAFVEAGYRVVGYDRRGFGRSTRAWEGYDQDTLADDLHHLLAHLDLGDAALVGFSSGAGDVARCVARFGADRVSRLVLAGPLAVDHGLVRDLLAAAEWHRIAMLDDVLGRFFSVDGEIALDEASRQHLLHVAADASPKATVDVIRAWAGADPEADLADVDVPVLVVHGERDAFTEPGRGRAPTTIIPKAPHGAPITHPQQWNELVLRFLST; encoded by the coding sequence GTGCCACGACTCGCGGTCGGAACGGAGAACGGCGCCGAGGTGAGCCTCTACTACGAGGACTACGGCTCCGGTCCCCCGGTCGTGCTCGTGGCGGGCTGGCCGCTGACGGCGCAGTCGTGGGAGTCGCAGGTGGCGGCGTTCGTCGAGGCGGGCTACCGGGTGGTCGGCTACGACCGGCGCGGCTTCGGCCGCTCCACCCGCGCCTGGGAGGGGTACGACCAGGACACCCTGGCCGACGACCTGCACCACCTGCTCGCGCACCTGGACCTCGGGGACGCGGCGCTGGTCGGGTTCTCCTCCGGCGCGGGTGACGTGGCCCGCTGCGTGGCCCGGTTCGGCGCCGACCGGGTGTCCCGACTCGTGCTCGCGGGTCCGCTCGCGGTGGACCACGGGCTGGTTCGGGACCTGCTGGCCGCGGCCGAGTGGCACCGGATCGCGATGCTGGACGACGTGCTCGGCAGGTTCTTCTCCGTGGACGGCGAGATCGCGCTGGACGAAGCCTCCCGTCAGCACCTGCTGCACGTCGCGGCGGACGCGTCGCCCAAGGCGACGGTGGACGTCATCCGCGCTTGGGCCGGCGCCGACCCCGAAGCCGACCTCGCCGACGTCGACGTGCCGGTGCTGGTCGTGCACGGCGAGCGCGACGCGTTCACCGAGCCGGGCCGCGGACGTGCGCCGACCACGATCATCCCCAAGGCACCGCACGGCGCGCCGATCACCCATCCCCAGCAGTGGAACGAACTCGTGCTGCGGTTCCTGTCGACCTGA
- a CDS encoding ATP-binding protein produces MIGRAEELARLRRTVDRDPGVPPNLVLHGDPGVGKTVLLDAGVAYAREQGVRVLGGTGYESEAQLAFAGLHQLFAPVLGHLDRVDAFHRQVLRRVLGFEPGPVPDRLAISVASLAVLVEVAREGPLLIAVEDAHWVDHPTREVMMFLLLRLAPHDIRALFARRPLVSSERVTPGIAMLEVGPLPDEDAGALLDELHPGLPDAARRRVLLEAAGNPLALAELPHVVGTDALDLLPVGASLRTRLESTYATRVVALPTRVRTLLLQTALDGDRLENDALRPSALSPLDLVEVERLGLVTRDSTPSGLRFRHPLVRSAIAHTASPDEVRAAHAELAEAYRDAPERRVWHLAAAAAGPDEEVAAEIERAALSASLRGGSGLAVNALRRAAAVSTTASAAAGRLHRAAELAEESGQLTLAQDLLGEARRQLDDPTRSSTTRARIALVRDGDFSGARRLLDGATDDRAVLTRLFIATYTGEAFTDDVASAAPHTGFLHGVFNGTAGEEELRTAIGALPADAAPARVAELCRAAAWLDVLHEHLEHVRGLVRREVGQGAVTHAATGYWFSAHDHFLAGEWEQAEQEANEGLDLCVRHDLALTAQDLRCALGWLAAARGDSASTREYSRAVEQWAEPRGSVAHLAASARNLALAALGEGDYEAAHAHSSRVPGTPWTLLDAVEAAVRAGHLEEARDRVAAADRAGFADRTPRLRLHVFASRALVADDAADTAAGLRAALALPRVERWPFEQARIRLMLGELHRRRHRPGDARPELRRAGDTFRRVGATTWLRRAEQELRATGVAVAAKPSTAKSSTAELTAQQLEVAHLAASGLSNKEIGERLFLSPRTVSAHLYRIFPKLGITSRSALRDALAVLD; encoded by the coding sequence GTGATCGGGCGCGCGGAGGAGCTGGCGCGGCTGCGCCGCACGGTCGACCGGGACCCCGGCGTCCCGCCGAACCTGGTGCTGCACGGCGACCCCGGCGTCGGCAAGACGGTGCTGCTCGACGCGGGTGTCGCCTACGCCCGCGAGCAGGGCGTCCGGGTGCTCGGCGGCACCGGCTACGAGAGCGAGGCGCAGCTCGCGTTCGCCGGGCTGCACCAGTTGTTCGCGCCGGTCCTCGGCCACCTCGACCGGGTGGACGCGTTCCACCGCCAGGTGCTGCGCCGGGTGCTGGGCTTCGAGCCGGGGCCGGTGCCCGACCGGCTCGCCATCTCGGTGGCCTCGCTCGCGGTGCTGGTGGAGGTCGCCCGGGAAGGCCCGCTGCTGATCGCGGTCGAGGACGCGCACTGGGTGGACCACCCGACGCGCGAGGTGATGATGTTCCTGCTGCTCCGCCTCGCGCCGCACGACATCCGGGCGCTGTTCGCCCGCCGCCCGCTGGTCAGCAGTGAACGGGTCACGCCGGGCATCGCCATGCTGGAGGTCGGGCCGCTGCCGGACGAGGACGCGGGCGCGCTGCTGGACGAGCTGCACCCCGGCCTGCCCGACGCCGCCCGCAGGCGGGTGCTGCTGGAGGCGGCGGGCAACCCGCTGGCACTGGCCGAGCTGCCGCACGTGGTGGGCACGGACGCGCTGGACCTGCTGCCCGTCGGCGCGTCCCTGCGCACGCGGCTGGAGTCGACGTACGCGACGCGCGTCGTGGCCCTGCCGACACGCGTGCGCACGCTGCTGCTCCAGACCGCGCTGGACGGCGACCGGCTGGAGAACGACGCACTGCGCCCGAGCGCCCTGTCGCCGCTCGACCTGGTCGAGGTGGAGCGCCTGGGCCTGGTCACCCGCGACTCGACGCCGTCCGGGCTGCGGTTCCGCCACCCGCTGGTGCGTTCGGCGATCGCGCACACCGCCTCGCCGGACGAGGTGCGCGCGGCGCACGCCGAGCTGGCCGAGGCGTACCGGGACGCGCCGGAACGCCGGGTGTGGCACCTGGCGGCGGCAGCGGCCGGTCCGGACGAGGAGGTGGCGGCCGAGATCGAGCGGGCCGCGCTGAGCGCGAGCCTGCGCGGTGGCAGTGGCCTGGCCGTCAACGCGCTGCGGCGGGCCGCAGCCGTCAGCACCACCGCGTCCGCCGCCGCGGGTCGGCTGCACCGGGCCGCGGAGCTGGCGGAGGAGTCGGGTCAGCTCACGCTGGCCCAGGACCTCCTGGGCGAAGCGCGACGACAGCTCGACGATCCCACCCGCAGCTCCACCACCCGCGCCCGCATCGCGCTGGTGCGCGACGGTGACTTCAGCGGGGCCCGTCGCCTGCTGGACGGCGCGACCGACGACCGCGCGGTGCTCACCCGCCTGTTCATCGCCACCTACACCGGGGAGGCGTTCACCGACGACGTGGCATCGGCCGCCCCGCACACCGGGTTCCTGCACGGCGTGTTCAACGGCACGGCGGGCGAGGAGGAGCTGCGGACGGCGATCGGAGCGCTGCCCGCGGACGCCGCGCCCGCCCGTGTCGCCGAGCTGTGCCGCGCCGCCGCGTGGCTGGACGTCCTGCACGAGCACCTGGAGCACGTCCGCGGTCTGGTGCGGCGCGAGGTCGGCCAGGGCGCCGTGACGCACGCCGCGACCGGCTACTGGTTCTCCGCGCACGACCACTTCCTGGCGGGGGAGTGGGAGCAGGCGGAGCAGGAGGCGAACGAGGGCTTGGACCTGTGCGTCCGCCACGACCTGGCACTGACCGCGCAGGACCTGCGGTGCGCGCTGGGGTGGCTGGCCGCGGCCCGCGGCGACAGCGCCTCCACCCGCGAGTACAGCCGCGCCGTGGAGCAGTGGGCGGAACCGCGCGGCAGCGTCGCGCACCTGGCGGCATCCGCGCGGAACCTGGCGTTGGCGGCACTGGGCGAGGGCGACTACGAAGCCGCCCACGCCCACAGCTCGCGGGTCCCGGGCACGCCGTGGACGCTCCTGGACGCCGTGGAGGCGGCGGTGCGCGCCGGGCACCTGGAGGAGGCGCGCGACCGCGTCGCCGCAGCGGACCGGGCGGGGTTCGCCGACCGCACGCCGCGGCTGCGGCTGCACGTGTTCGCGTCCCGCGCGCTGGTCGCCGACGACGCCGCCGACACGGCGGCGGGCCTGCGCGCCGCGCTGGCCCTGCCGCGCGTGGAGCGCTGGCCGTTCGAGCAGGCCCGGATCAGGCTGATGCTCGGCGAACTGCACCGCAGGCGGCACCGCCCCGGTGACGCCCGACCCGAGCTCCGCCGGGCCGGTGACACCTTCCGCCGAGTCGGCGCGACGACCTGGTTGCGCCGGGCCGAGCAGGAGCTCCGGGCGACCGGGGTGGCCGTGGCCGCCAAGCCGTCCACTGCCAAGTCGTCCACTGCGGAGCTGACCGCGCAGCAGCTCGAGGTGGCGCACCTCGCCGCCTCCGGCCTGAGCAACAAGGAGATCGGCGAGCGCCTGTTCCTGTCGCCGCGCACGGTCAGCGCCCACCTCTACCGGATCTTCCCGAAGCTGGGCATCACGTCCCGGTCGGCGTTGCGGGACGCGCTGGCGGTGCTCGACTGA